A window of bacterium genomic DNA:
TCAAAGAGGGCGAGAAGAAAAAGATAACCTTCAACTACGACGTCGAGTTCCCCAAGGGCCGCGACGTCGCGGGAGTGTAAGTGCAACTTCAGCTAGTAGTCCTCGACTTCGGCAGCCAGTACACGCAGCTCATCGCGCGCAAGGTGCGCGAGCAGCACGTCTACGCCGCCATCGAGCCGTACGACGTCGACCCGGAGGCGCTGAAGGCCGGAAACGTCCAGGCCCTCATCCTGTCGGGCGGGCCGGCCTCGATATACGCCGAGGGGGCGCCGCGGGCCGACGCCCGGGTGCTCGAGCTGGGCGTCCCGGTCCTCGGCATCTGCTACGGCCTGCAATACATAGCGGCCACGCTCGGGGGCGAGGTGGCGCGGGCGGCGGCGCGCGAGTACGGCCCGGCCACGCTGCGCGTCCCGTCGCCCCACCCCCTCTTCGACGGCGTCCCGGAGGAGTTCCGCGTCTGGATGAGCCACGGCGACCGGCTCGATAAGCTGCCGCCGGCGTTCCGCGCCCTCGCCACCTCCGATAACTCGCCCTACGCCGCGGTGGGCGACGACGCGCGTCGCATCTACGGCCTGCAGTTCCACCCGGAGGTAACGCATACCGAACACGGCTCGCGCATTTTGGCCAACTTCGTCTTCGGCGTAGCCGGCCTCGAGGCCACCTGGACGCCGGCGTCTTTCATAACCGAAAAGGTCGCGGAGATAAAGGAGCTGGTAGGCGACGAACACGTCGTGCTGGCGCTATCGGGCGGCGTGGACTCGAGCGTGCTCGCGGCGCTGCTGCACCGCGCGGTCGGCGACCGCGTCCACGCCATCTTCGTCGATAACGGCCTGATGCGGGAGGGCGAGGTCGACGAGGTCGAGCGCGTCTTCCGCGGCGAGCTCGGGATACCGCTCACGGTGGCCCGCGTCGGCGAGCTGTTTTTAAATAAACTCGAGGGCGTGGCGGACCCGGAGCAGAAGCGCCGCGTCATAGGCCACACCTTCATCGACGTATTCGGCGCCGAGGCCGAGAAGGTCGACGGCCGCGTGAAGTTCCTGGCGCAGGGAACACTCTACCCGGACCGCATCGAGTCGCGCTCCGTGAAGGGGCCGTCGGACATCATTAAGACGCACCACAACGTCGGCGGCCTGCCGGAGGAACTGCCCTTCGAGCTGCTCGAGCCGCTGGCGGAGCTATTCAAGGACGAGGTGCGCGCGGTAGGCCGGGAGCTGGGCCTGCCGGAGAAAATAGTGGGGCGCCACCCGTTCCCGGGGCCGGGCCTCGCGGTGCGGTGCATAGGCGAGGTCACGGCCGAGAAGCTCGCGACGCTCCGGCGGGCGGACGCTGTCTTGCGGGAGGAGATAAGGGAGGCCGGCGTCTACGACGAGATCGCGCAGGCGCTGGCGGTGTTGTTGCCGGTGAAGTCGGTGGGCGTGATGGGCGACGAGCGGACGTACGAGTACGTGTGCGCGCTGCGCTGCGTAACGA
This region includes:
- the guaA gene encoding glutamine-hydrolyzing GMP synthase translates to MQLQLVVLDFGSQYTQLIARKVREQHVYAAIEPYDVDPEALKAGNVQALILSGGPASIYAEGAPRADARVLELGVPVLGICYGLQYIAATLGGEVARAAAREYGPATLRVPSPHPLFDGVPEEFRVWMSHGDRLDKLPPAFRALATSDNSPYAAVGDDARRIYGLQFHPEVTHTEHGSRILANFVFGVAGLEATWTPASFITEKVAEIKELVGDEHVVLALSGGVDSSVLAALLHRAVGDRVHAIFVDNGLMREGEVDEVERVFRGELGIPLTVARVGELFLNKLEGVADPEQKRRVIGHTFIDVFGAEAEKVDGRVKFLAQGTLYPDRIESRSVKGPSDIIKTHHNVGGLPEELPFELLEPLAELFKDEVRAVGRELGLPEKIVGRHPFPGPGLAVRCIGEVTAEKLATLRRADAVLREEIREAGVYDEIAQALAVLLPVKSVGVMGDERTYEYVCALRCVTTADFMTADWYRMCHELMARISSRITNEVAGVNRVVYDVTSKPPATVEWE